One Ictalurus furcatus strain D&B chromosome 24, Billie_1.0, whole genome shotgun sequence DNA segment encodes these proteins:
- the LOC128600810 gene encoding KAT8 regulatory NSL complex subunit 1 — translation MYYYCNRTTMSASAAWSGAEGPQSCCGGGGGGELVNGNGGGEITEARAISEWESATCDPADATRSASTDSTVTREQEDGAARGLSRCCRRSAAPGGGGDPRGVNIDGEDGSVRCPRCTGEYGGRRGVCETGARESRNSEAAVSKRRGCSYSGASKRACFSGTNTAEEAAALHCGGSDPDSGTGSGSEAPVQNTAGSRQSREEKFKLRRQGEFSKGAVGAGSLSFTCETKGAGGVINGERRGCRTAKGRVRLYRVRSFLASTERLSANGVPVAQLSDRGHCKHRPQQKPQFRVASSSHGARAYEDESGTRRPAVNGSPHARVAGPWSRQVVEAKKRQVHLGERTDMLWRRLHAVQVKHVERHVTQQLGDLRRAAAAPNPAELRRLARSCSDVLHTAGGALDSDHTASSSGGGSDSEEEEEGGRRRAGRHVSVCMSREWQWMRERAWLGSRWVWLQAQVSELEYGIRALTELYTHLRQGKVSQLRAVHSVPGTPLRAPRPSPHDCSFRKRVSQDSAPSSQTSHSPTSSAARVRPFLQHCRHRLIRLECCPALASKAVTMPCCCEPPAVCVLCGPPHPLAEGTSTWTCRKGLDQRTHPVLSMPSDDDCGEQTTAAHCATPMLAGRQSHSAVRWTGEATSSCVGRRGQGQQKAGQVRRRLICPRRPSMLPPLNTSGGSNCRTPRGVVSPGFLHQQVADLSHLPGLPAPTDTPTQPLRRRRGESSFDINNLVMPLGLAGLGARVQKLQYKEIITPSWRELDSVWGVSDGPCANRLDAPHRPNGEGLERKGDVEDLSDAVFLKRHAVWESRERSRWGSWARRRHRGRSSSCYGDGNSCRGSEQASCSPEPRQGKSSPCNLFCSAADNPFYQMEDEQQSVQPWESRSFPLLEEELRWLRDDEEAELEEDACAASGRSQSTDSGISVGSLELSPRTPQPHQLHSGGHKPAVSTTQDSDSTLPSLTPPSLSSLPSPNAHQNPSNHRVNRVDASPP, via the exons ATGTATTACTACTGCAACCGGACTACAATGAGCGCGAGCGCAGCCTGGTCCGGGGCGGAGGGTCCGCAGAGCTGCTgcggtggaggaggaggaggagagctcGTGAACGGAAACGGCGGCGGAGAGATCACCGAGGCCCGTGCGATCAGCGAGTGGGAGAGCGCCACCTGTGATCCCGCCGACGCAACACGGAGCGCGAGCACGGACAGCACGGTCACGCGGGAACAAGAGGACGGTGCGGCGCGCGGACTCTCCCGCTGCTGCAGACGAAGCGCCGCGCCGGGAGGAGGCGGGGATCCCCGCGGCGTTAATATTGATGGAGAGGACGGAAGTGTGCGGTGTCCGCGCTGTACGGGGGAATACGGGGGGCGGAGAGGAGTGTGTGAAACCGGGGCGCGAGAGTCTCGGAACTCGGAAGCGGCGGTCAGCAAGCGCCGGGGATGCAGTTACAGCGGGGCCTCGAAGAGGGCGTGTTTCTCCGGGACGAACACGGCGGAGGAGGCGGCGGCGTTACACTGCGGCGGCTCGGACCCTGACAGCGGTACCGGTTCCGGCTCCGAGGCTCCTGTCCAGAACACAGCCGGAAGTAGACAGAGCCGCGAGGAGAAGTTTAAACTGAGACGACAGGGAGAGTTTTCCAAAGGCGCGGTAGGAGCTGGAAGTTTGAGTTTCACGTGCGAAACGAAAGGTGCTGGCGGTGTGATTAACGGAGAGCGGCGCGGCTGCAGGACGGCTAAAGGGCGCGTGAGGCTGTACCGCGTGCGCTCCTTCCTGGCTTCTACTGAGAGGTTGAGTGCAAACGGTGTCCCCGTGGCTCAGCTCTCAGACCGCGGTCACTGTAAGCACCGGCCACAGCAAAAACCCCAGTTTAGAGTCGCGTCCTCCTCCCACGGTGCACGTGCGTATGAAGACGAGTCCGGTACGCGGCGCCCGGCTGTGAATGGCAGTCCGCACGCGCGGGTAGCTGGACCGTGGTCGAGGCAGGTCGTGGAGGCCAAGAAACGGCAGGTTCATCTCGGAGAGAGAACGGACATGCTGTGGCGCCGCCTTCATGCAGTGCAGGTGAAACATGTGGAGCGACACGTCACGCAGCAACTCGGGGACCTGCGGAGAGCCGCCGCGGCCCCGAACCCAGCCGAGCTCAGGCGCTTAGCGCGCAGCTGCAGTGATGTCCTCCACACGGCCGGGGGCGCCCTAGACTCCGATCACACGGCCAGCAGCTCTGGTGGAGGCAGTGacagtgaggaggaggaagagggggggAGGAGGAGAGCAGGCCGACATGTTTCAGT TTGTATGAGCAGAGAATGGCAGTGGATGAGGGAGAGGGCGTGGCTAGGGAGTCGGTGGGTGTGGCTACAGGCTCAAGTATCGGAGCTGGAGTATGGGATTCGTGCACTGACTGAGCTCTACACGCACCTCAGACAGGGAAAG GTTTCACAGTTGAGAGCCGTTCACTCTGTACCTGGGACGCCCCTCAGAGCGCCGAGACCCTCTCCTCATGACTGCAGTTTCAG GAAGAGGGTATCACAGGACTCCGCCCCCTCATCACAAACGTCACACAGTCCCACTTCATCTGCTGCGCGGGTTCGTCCATTTCTACAACACTGCCGTCACAGGCTGATCCGCTTGGAGTGTTGTCCTGCACTAGCATCGAAG GCAGTGACTATGCCATGCTGCTGCGAACCCCCTGCggtatgtgtgttgtgtggtcCTCCTCACCCGCTAGCCGAGGGGACGTCCACGTGGACGTGTCGGAAAGGGCTGGACCAGCGTACTCACCCTGTTCTCTCCATGCCTTCAG ATGATGACTGCGGTGAACAAACGACTGCTGCGCATTGTGCGACCCCGATGCTGGCCGGACGTCAGTCCCACAGTGCCGTGAGGTGGACGGGCGAAGCAACGTCATCATGCGTGGGAAGGCGGGGTCAGGGACAGCAGAAGGCTGGGCAAGTAAGAAGGAGGCTTATATGTCCCCGCCGACCAAGCATGCTGCCTCCACTCAACACATCTG GTGGTTCTAACTGCAGGACTCCAAGGGGTGTGGTCAGCCCAGGCTTCCTTCATCAGCAAGTAGCAGATCTTTCCCACCTCCCTGGCCTTCCTGCACCTACAGACACGCCCACACAG ccATTgcggaggaggagaggagagagttcGTTCGACATCAATAACTTGGTAATGCCTCTGGGCCTGGCTGGACTGGGAGCACGAGTgcagaagctgcagtacaaagAGATTATCACTCCCAG CTGGAGAGAGCTGGACTCTGTCTGGGGAGTCTCGGATGGTCCGTGTGCGAACCGGTTGGACGCACCGCACCGGCCCAATGGAGAAGGACTAGAACGTAAAGGCGAC GTGGAGGATCTGTCTGACGCCGTTTTTCTGAAGAGGCACGCAGTATGGGAGAGCAGAGAGCGGAGTCGCTGGGGGAGCTGGGCCCGCAGACGCCACCGGGGCAG gtCGTCTTCCTGTTATGGAGATGGGAATAGCTGCAGGGGTTCGGAGCAGGCGTCATGCTCTCCAGAGCCCAGGCAGGGAAAGAGCTCACCGTGTAACCTCTTCTGCTCTGCAGCAGACAATCCCTTCTACCAAATGGAGGATGAACAGCAG TCAGTGCAGCCGTGGGAGAGCAGGTCGTTCCCCCTGCTGGAGGAGGAGCTCCGATGGCTGCGGGATGATGAGGAGGCGGAGCTTGAGGAGGACGCATGCGCTGCGAGCGGCCGCAGCCAGAGCACTGACTCGGGCATCTCGGTAGGCAGTTTGGAGCTGTCACCAAGGACACCTCAGCCGCATCAGCTGCACTCAGGAGGCCACAAACCAGCCGTCTCCACAACTCAGGATTCAGACTCCACCCTGCCTTCTTTAACCCCACCCTCCCTGTCCTCCCTGCCTTCACCCAACGCTCATCAAAATCCATCCAATCACAGAGTGAACAGAGTCGACGCCAGTCCGCCGTGA
- the LOC128600811 gene encoding protein asteroid homolog 1-like, whose amino-acid sequence MGVHGLTSFVEGNRQFFTDLKLRNTHLVIDGCSLYFRLYFNTGLDQTRGGDYDAFAKVVRCFFAALSSCDVSPFVVLDGGMDVTDKKFKTLQDRAQSKIHEAHSLSRGHRGSVLPLLTREVFRQVLCELGVPLVQCIAEADFEIASLAREWRCPVLTNDSDFYIFDLCGGYLPMTFFEWENVCGTASECYIPARRFTVNRFCSHFNHMNKHLLPLFAVLTGNDYTNAKTTEMFFSRVELPMVPRRRGSQSNPRIEGFLLWLSAFTNPVAALEEVLEIMRGKQNLRKQLTAGIQDYQLPATSSLAQFFSNSQVQPFDPLKLPPALMSQPEWLMRRLISGSLPPLVLDVLVLRRALLTPQVENSRLPSSHEASVNIRKMIYGLLLLKNAMQGNAGRGQRARGKGGMKRGAMTEQAQGLSAPCFVEEYDRLELDLRRTTVEAQLPTHHPQLNLNTLDQVAVPVRRKVLLGTLGVTEQVLQIVDPHLQLPVCVTYFWVHSSTPKPSRSLLQGVLLGLVYGELCRSNTMFGGKVSHL is encoded by the exons ATGGGGGTGCACGGCCTGACGAGTTTCGTGGAAGGAAACCGGCAGTTCTTCACCGATCTGAAGCTGAGAAACACCCACCTCGTGATCGACGGCTGCAGCCTGTATTTCCGTCTGTACTTTAACACTGGCTTGGACCAGACGAGGGGAGGAGACTACGATGCATTTGCTAAAGTGGTGCGGTGTTTTTTCGCCGCACTGTCTTCATGCGACGTGAGTCCATTCGTGGTTTTAGACGGCGGGATGGACGTGACCGATAAGAAGTTCAAAACTCTGCAGGACCGAGCTCAGAGCAAAATACACGAAGCCCATTCCCTGTCCCGAGGACATCGCGGAAGCGTTCTGCCCCTGCTTACACGTGAAGTCTTCAGACAGGTCCTCTGCGAGCTTGGTGTACCCTTGGTGCAATGTATCGCTGAAGCCGACTTCGAGATCGCCTCTCTGGCACGTGAGTGGCGATGTCCGGTCCTGACCAATGACAGCGACTTTTACATCTTTGATTTGTGTGGTGGTTACCTCCCAATGACGTTCTTTGAGTGGGAGAATGTCTGCGGTACAGCGTCGGAGTGTTACATCCCTGCCCGTCGATTCACCGTGAACCGCTTTTGCTCACATTTCAACCACATGAACAAGCATCTGCTGCCGCTGTTTGCCGTCCTCACTGGTAACGACTACACGAATGCAAAAACCACAGAGATGTTCTTCAGCCGTGTGGAATTACCAATGGTACCAAGACGGAGGGGAAGTCAATCGAACCCCCGGATCGAAGGCTTTTTGCTCTGGCTGTCAGCATTTACCAACCCTGTGGCTGCACTGGAGGAAGTGTTGGAGATCATGCGAGGCAAGCAGAACCTCCGAAAGCAACTGACAGCAGGGATTCAGGATTATCAGCTTCCAGCTACCAGCAGTCTGGCCCAGTTCTTCTCAAACAGTCAGGTTCAACCGTTTGATCCCTTGAAGCTTCCACCAGCTTTGATGTCGCAGCCAGAGTGGCTCATGAGACGGCTCATATCAGGCAGTCTGCCCCCTCTGGTGTTGGACGTTCTGGTGCTCCGGAGAGCCCTTTTGACACCTCAGGTCGAGAATAGCCGTCTGCCTAGTAGCCACGAAGCCTCAGTGAACATTCGCAAGATGATCTATGGCTTGCTCCTACTCAAGAACGCAATGCAGGGTAATGCTGGTCGTGGACAGAGGGCCAGAGGAAAAGGAGGAATGAAGAGGGGGGCGATGACTGAACAGGCTCAGGGTTTGAGTGCCCCATGTTTTGTTGAGGAGTACGACAGGCTTGAGCTGGATCTCAGAAGAACTACGGTGGAGGCGCAGCTACCCACACATCACCCACAGCTGAACCTGAACACTTTAGACCAG GTGGCCGTTCCTGTGAGACGCAAGGTGTTGTTGGGAACTCTGGGGGTGACGGAGCAGGTGCTGCAGATCGTAGATCCACATCTCcagctgcctgtgtgtgtgacgTATTTCTGGGTGCATTCGTCCACACCGAAGCCCAGCCGCTCGCTGCTCCAGGGTGTTCTGCTTGGGCTAGTGTATGGTGAACTCTGCAGAAGCAACACCATGTTTGGAGGTAAAGTGAGCCACCTGTAG
- the LOC128600519 gene encoding protein asteroid homolog 1-like produces the protein MRMNSAQRRGVDLGVAHSLSQWQSCMWAGTYLNQLLCFPLSEPRCAWLFSGTLLHGLEAALRGGHQAESLLAGAPVALQLYSTLLGAIQGSVFQNQSAQHNAPFPAAGPSRQRGQGRGQGRGQRGTGGRGRHNRRGEGHAGGLYNRFGMLTCEDELDQY, from the exons ATGAGAATGAACTCTGCTCAGAGGAGGGgtgtagacttgggcgtggctCATTCTCTTAGCCAATGGCAGTCTTGTATGTGGGCCGGGACTTACCTGAACCAGCTGTTGTGTTTCCCGCTCTCTGAGCCTCGGTGTGCCTG gctGTTCAGTGGTACTTTGCTGCATGGGTTAGAGGCTGCACTGAGAGGAGGTCATCAAGCGGAGTCTTTGCTGGCTGGGGCTCCTGTTGCACTGCAGCTCTACTCCACGCTGCTTGGCGCCATACAGGGTTCCGTTTTCCAGAACCAGTCTGCCCAACACAATGCGCCATTTCCAGCAGCAGGACCCAGCAGGCAGAGAGGGCAGGGTAGAGGGCAGGGTAGAGGGCAGCGTGGTACTGGTGGTAGAGGGAGGCATAACAGGCGTGGAGAGGGACACGCTGGTGGTTTGTATAACAGGTTTGGTATGCTCACCTGTGAGGATGAGTTGGATCAGTACTGA